A single Chryseobacterium sp. DNA region contains:
- a CDS encoding RHS repeat-associated core domain-containing protein has translation MKFILSFILSLCSVLGFSQTILYQAETTSRTVQDPQAVVLAQGFHAKADVSNPFIAKIGPSTDNSGGGPVDSGAGASNPSGTTAPQGQIFHDTKGNIEVNGAGQLQFTLPIALPPGVKSVAPQVNLVYTSGAGNGIAGYAWNLSGLTAISRIGKTIEKDGEVKGIQLDYSDYYSFNGQRLILKSGEYGKDGAEYGTEKYSNIKIKSVGAITGQAWQGPEYWEVTFEDGSQAWYGAAASGNSQARTPMEYNIVKWKDNKGNFITYNYTQSNNTASINTIQWGGNEGLGKAHYNQINFYYSPRNVQESSYVRGVPLLQDKILSTVVVKTGNVTFKSYSINYSVETVNNDSNKRVNYQFVKSVTEGNSVGDAANPVTFATKPLTTSSSESNFADYNNIVTTGDYNGDGLVDFIVMQPAQNGRPDGYYIYFDAINSSNPSFVYLGSSSTYWPSSSFTTFNIKSADNYIRTKQGLIISKANSEYNPPSTGNIELKYYSIKSDASVLNTYNNPLVLEYSKTIQSSSYEFSSPTYPNSGNGDNVSRLSNLKEVDIDSDGMSELVMGIEDQKCRYVVIVPDPPKGRWDCNTLGYRYMVVDNDDIQNNTIHVIPDTTPKNILSKGGIMDFDNDGKQDIVFVDPTGTNTDVTFFTKEYMNENGPSVSRTFSTPMNSVRQYELRKQNNAYILNLKNIHSVKGLVDGLQFGDLNGDRNIEILLPLHENATNDIYTTGWSIYLNSGISLSESIQGLMYYKKVSQNPTTLVNYSQAGLIDLDNDGKSDIVNSTVIFAAANNQLSTWFIDNYTEPYYNPGNTEFKWRFTKKQLYYSQRDKVIVSPLFGDFRVNNSSSKILFLLKSVDNSERKLISYQHYNLNADKNISSIFQAGLQYDIDYKELDPVVNSNFYAPVKKEQYPYVEMDRLSQMYAVTQIRMSGKKQDFRYRGYMANLQGKGIIGFRQTARSSWYADGFENTKIWSGTEIDPFNEVVPVKEWSIRTNNENMIFPPDISENNSQLLSFKSTQYQTDKLLNGQVVTSVANADKPKVVTAIVPKSTKTKDFLTGNITESSITYGEYYLPAQSIVNINNGYGITTSTFDYTHNPSGNGADYYIGRPKSKTDIGQAYGDTKSAKEEYTYENNLLKTLKIGNRDNTGYLQETYIYDGFGNTIQKTVSNSVDSQTQTTKADYDPKGRFVIRKTDNLGLQTGIVYNDWGQILTQVDPLGNILTNTYDNWGKLLTSKTNLAGTTTYQYEKDYFSNLIITQYDPDGDISKKTTNTLGQEITSSTKAFGQGYFVLKATQYDILGRKIRESEPFFEGQGVSQWNTIAYDDSVFPAKITSTSFTGKQMETSISGLTTTAKESNPAAYGRITTKTADALGNTITTTDKGGTITFSYNAAGEQIKAQYAENIVTTKYDSWGRKSEFNDPSNGLYKYEYDGFGQPKKITSPKGTKEYTYNSVGQLITQKELSTADGGQATDKTISYSYDNKGRVISKSGTSKGKAYSSNVSYDPQGRLLSSSENSNGKYFIQKGITYDDKARVISYEKQLYSSGILTKVQIENIYSAWNGELYQVKDKTSGKILWELQETNVKGQLLKAKLGAANVNNVYDTNGFLTGVNHSSAIKPSILQLSYSFDAIKNELKSRTTGGDFNIVETFDYDGNNRLVNWTNPVTGVKVQNATRNVYDAKGRILENDQVGKIKFDNSAKIYQPTGMTLNATGEQNYNNDLIQSITYNENNDPVFIDGMKGDVAFQYGLTSMRQKVTYGGNFSNDAEGKFTKFYSEDGSFEVVNDNTTGKEKHILYIGGTPYESNIVYLKNFTENSGSYKFLHKDYIGSILAISDEAGNTLEQRHFDAWGNFTHLQIGSGAIITDKNIIDNTSLLLERGYTSHEHFAEVGIIHMNGRLYDPLLRRFLNADENIQDPYNTQNYNKYGYVMNNPLIYNDPNGEFVFAIFAALPVFWGTVATAAVIGAAIGAVSYIMSASFSSNWSWGGFLKSITFGAISGAVTAGIGGVFSTAASGYQAAKEFASTTLGVLAQAGAHAVAQGALSLMQGNNFGQAFIAGALGSLGASAFGAIAKGAANSAIGQITFGALAGGAGSALSGGNFWQGALIGGTVAGLNHAMHKVAAMTEYKEKLTKFLTDNGVNPTDKANQATLNTYKTIFKEYWDQSAQWAEFADGKTIAQWEKGDNSKLSITTRGTLKHSQGGAAWGITNAKGEVILAPGLLSKTNYRLASIFIHEMRHSIDYVSGFYKTFWQLPNITYIMEYRAYFEEHKWTGTMDAEGYNNKVKMGYVPSFLLIK, from the coding sequence ATGAAATTTATTTTATCATTTATACTGTCCTTGTGTTCAGTATTGGGCTTTTCGCAGACCATACTCTATCAGGCAGAAACCACATCCAGAACTGTTCAGGATCCGCAGGCAGTGGTTCTTGCGCAGGGTTTTCATGCTAAAGCAGATGTTTCCAATCCTTTTATTGCTAAAATTGGGCCTTCAACAGATAATTCGGGAGGGGGACCTGTGGATTCAGGAGCAGGAGCAAGTAATCCATCAGGAACTACTGCACCACAGGGACAAATTTTCCATGATACCAAAGGGAATATTGAGGTTAACGGAGCTGGCCAGTTACAATTCACTCTACCCATTGCTTTACCACCCGGGGTGAAAAGTGTAGCACCACAAGTTAATCTGGTTTATACCAGTGGTGCAGGGAATGGAATTGCTGGCTATGCCTGGAATTTATCTGGTCTTACAGCTATTTCAAGAATAGGAAAGACCATTGAAAAAGATGGAGAAGTTAAGGGAATACAACTGGATTATTCTGATTATTACAGCTTCAATGGTCAAAGGTTAATTCTTAAATCCGGTGAATATGGAAAAGATGGAGCAGAATATGGTACTGAAAAATACTCCAATATTAAAATAAAGTCTGTGGGAGCCATTACAGGACAAGCATGGCAGGGACCTGAATATTGGGAGGTGACTTTTGAAGACGGATCTCAGGCCTGGTATGGAGCTGCTGCTTCTGGGAATAGTCAGGCAAGGACTCCGATGGAATATAATATTGTAAAATGGAAGGACAATAAAGGCAACTTTATTACCTATAACTATACCCAAAGTAATAATACTGCTTCCATTAATACGATTCAATGGGGAGGCAATGAAGGGCTTGGAAAGGCTCATTATAATCAGATCAACTTTTACTATTCTCCCAGAAATGTTCAGGAATCATCTTATGTTAGGGGAGTTCCTTTACTACAGGATAAAATTCTAAGCACTGTAGTGGTTAAGACAGGTAATGTAACGTTTAAAAGCTATTCCATCAACTATTCTGTTGAAACGGTAAATAATGATTCCAATAAAAGGGTTAACTACCAGTTTGTAAAAAGCGTGACCGAAGGTAATAGCGTAGGAGATGCCGCCAATCCGGTTACATTTGCTACAAAGCCATTGACTACCAGCAGCAGTGAAAGTAATTTTGCAGATTACAACAATATTGTTACGACCGGAGATTATAATGGAGATGGATTGGTAGATTTTATCGTGATGCAGCCTGCGCAAAATGGCAGACCGGATGGATACTATATTTATTTTGATGCTATTAACAGCAGCAATCCTTCTTTTGTCTACTTAGGCTCTTCAAGTACTTATTGGCCAAGCAGCAGCTTTACTACATTTAACATAAAATCGGCGGATAATTATATTAGAACGAAGCAGGGACTTATTATCTCCAAGGCTAATTCAGAGTATAACCCTCCCTCTACAGGGAACATAGAATTAAAGTACTACTCCATTAAAAGTGATGCGTCCGTTTTAAACACGTATAACAACCCTTTAGTGTTGGAATATTCAAAAACAATACAGAGTTCCAGCTATGAATTCAGTAGCCCGACATATCCTAATAGCGGAAATGGTGACAATGTCTCACGTCTTTCGAATCTGAAAGAAGTTGATATTGATTCTGATGGGATGTCTGAGCTGGTTATGGGCATAGAGGATCAAAAATGCCGTTATGTAGTCATTGTTCCTGATCCGCCTAAAGGAAGATGGGATTGTAATACATTAGGATATCGGTATATGGTTGTAGATAATGATGACATACAAAACAACACCATCCATGTTATACCGGATACCACTCCTAAAAATATCCTGAGCAAAGGAGGAATTATGGATTTTGACAATGATGGGAAGCAGGATATCGTTTTTGTAGACCCTACTGGTACCAATACAGATGTTACTTTTTTTACCAAAGAGTATATGAATGAAAATGGTCCGTCTGTCAGCAGGACTTTTAGTACCCCAATGAACAGTGTTCGGCAATATGAACTCAGAAAACAAAATAATGCCTATATCTTAAATCTGAAAAATATCCATTCCGTAAAAGGACTTGTAGATGGACTTCAATTTGGAGATCTAAATGGTGACCGAAATATTGAAATACTTTTACCCTTACATGAAAATGCAACAAATGATATCTATACCACCGGATGGTCTATTTATTTAAATAGTGGCATCTCGTTATCAGAGAGCATTCAGGGGCTTATGTACTATAAGAAAGTATCTCAGAATCCAACAACACTTGTAAATTATTCCCAAGCCGGACTGATCGACTTAGACAATGACGGGAAAAGCGATATTGTAAACTCTACCGTAATATTTGCAGCTGCTAATAATCAATTATCTACATGGTTTATTGATAATTATACAGAACCCTATTATAATCCCGGAAACACAGAATTTAAATGGCGTTTTACAAAAAAACAACTCTATTATTCACAAAGAGATAAAGTAATAGTAAGTCCTTTATTTGGAGATTTCAGAGTGAATAATAGCTCTTCTAAAATACTTTTTTTACTAAAGAGCGTAGATAATAGTGAGAGAAAGCTTATAAGTTACCAGCATTATAATCTGAATGCTGATAAAAATATTTCAAGCATCTTTCAGGCAGGTCTTCAGTATGATATCGATTATAAAGAGCTTGATCCTGTAGTGAACTCCAATTTCTATGCTCCGGTAAAAAAAGAGCAGTATCCCTATGTAGAAATGGACAGGCTATCCCAGATGTATGCAGTGACTCAAATCAGGATGTCTGGCAAAAAGCAGGATTTCAGGTATAGAGGGTATATGGCGAATTTACAAGGGAAGGGTATCATCGGATTTCGTCAAACTGCCCGTTCTTCGTGGTATGCCGATGGCTTTGAAAACACCAAAATATGGAGTGGAACAGAGATAGATCCTTTCAACGAAGTTGTTCCGGTAAAAGAATGGTCAATAAGAACCAATAACGAAAATATGATCTTTCCTCCGGATATTTCTGAGAACAACTCCCAATTACTAAGCTTCAAATCAACACAATATCAAACCGATAAATTGTTGAACGGACAAGTAGTCACATCGGTAGCTAATGCTGATAAACCCAAGGTTGTTACTGCAATAGTACCAAAGAGTACCAAAACCAAAGACTTTTTAACAGGCAACATTACCGAAAGCAGCATTACCTATGGAGAATATTATCTTCCTGCCCAAAGTATTGTCAATATCAATAACGGCTATGGCATCACTACTTCCACCTTCGATTATACTCACAATCCCTCTGGAAACGGGGCAGACTATTACATCGGACGTCCTAAGTCTAAAACAGACATAGGACAGGCTTATGGTGACACCAAATCTGCTAAGGAAGAATACACCTACGAAAACAACCTGTTGAAAACCCTAAAAATAGGGAATAGGGATAATACTGGTTATTTACAGGAAACCTATATTTACGATGGCTTTGGAAATACCATTCAGAAAACTGTAAGTAATAGTGTTGATTCCCAAACCCAGACCACCAAAGCAGACTATGATCCTAAAGGAAGGTTTGTCATTAGAAAAACAGACAACTTAGGATTACAGACCGGTATTGTATACAACGATTGGGGACAGATTCTGACCCAGGTCGATCCCTTAGGAAATATTCTCACCAATACTTATGATAACTGGGGTAAATTATTAACTTCTAAAACTAATTTAGCAGGAACGACAACGTATCAGTACGAAAAAGATTATTTCTCTAATTTGATCATTACACAATACGATCCGGATGGGGATATTTCCAAGAAAACCACCAATACATTAGGGCAGGAAATTACGTCTTCAACCAAAGCTTTTGGTCAGGGGTATTTTGTTTTGAAAGCTACCCAGTATGATATTTTAGGTAGAAAAATAAGAGAGTCCGAACCTTTTTTTGAAGGACAAGGTGTTAGCCAATGGAATACCATTGCCTATGATGACAGCGTATTCCCTGCTAAAATAACCTCCACTTCCTTCACCGGAAAACAAATGGAGACCAGCATCTCAGGATTAACAACTACAGCCAAAGAATCAAATCCTGCGGCTTACGGAAGAATCACCACTAAAACAGCAGATGCTCTGGGAAACACTATCACCACTACTGACAAAGGTGGAACGATCACATTTTCTTACAATGCGGCAGGTGAGCAGATAAAAGCTCAATATGCCGAAAACATTGTCACTACAAAATATGACTCCTGGGGAAGGAAATCTGAATTCAATGATCCTTCTAACGGACTATATAAGTATGAATATGATGGTTTTGGACAACCTAAGAAAATCACCAGTCCGAAAGGAACCAAAGAATATACCTATAATAGTGTAGGACAACTGATCACTCAAAAAGAGCTTTCTACAGCAGATGGCGGACAAGCAACTGATAAAACCATTTCTTATTCATATGACAATAAAGGAAGGGTTATTTCAAAATCCGGAACCTCCAAAGGTAAAGCGTATAGCTCCAATGTTTCTTATGACCCACAAGGAAGACTACTGTCTTCCTCGGAAAATAGCAATGGTAAATATTTTATTCAAAAAGGAATTACGTATGACGATAAGGCAAGAGTAATATCTTATGAAAAACAATTATACTCTTCCGGGATTCTTACCAAAGTACAGATAGAAAATATATACAGCGCATGGAACGGTGAATTATACCAGGTAAAAGATAAAACTTCAGGTAAAATCCTGTGGGAACTTCAGGAAACCAATGTTAAAGGTCAGCTTCTTAAAGCCAAATTAGGGGCTGCCAATGTGAATAACGTTTATGATACCAATGGCTTCCTGACTGGCGTCAATCATTCTTCGGCAATTAAACCAAGTATTTTACAGCTCTCTTATTCATTTGATGCGATCAAAAATGAGCTTAAAAGCAGAACCACCGGAGGAGATTTTAATATTGTAGAGACCTTTGATTATGATGGCAATAATAGGCTCGTCAATTGGACTAATCCGGTAACAGGAGTTAAAGTACAGAATGCAACCCGTAACGTTTATGATGCAAAAGGAAGAATTCTGGAAAACGATCAGGTGGGAAAAATCAAATTTGATAATTCTGCAAAGATCTATCAGCCTACCGGAATGACATTAAATGCTACTGGAGAACAGAATTATAATAATGATCTGATCCAAAGCATTACCTATAATGAGAACAATGATCCTGTATTCATTGATGGAATGAAAGGAGATGTTGCCTTCCAGTATGGATTAACTTCAATGAGGCAGAAAGTAACTTATGGTGGAAATTTCAGCAATGATGCAGAAGGTAAATTCACTAAATTTTATAGTGAGGATGGGAGCTTTGAAGTGGTAAATGATAATACAACTGGAAAAGAAAAACACATTCTTTATATTGGGGGAACTCCTTATGAAAGTAATATTGTATATTTAAAAAACTTTACAGAGAATAGCGGTTCTTACAAATTCCTGCATAAAGATTATATAGGAAGTATTTTAGCTATCAGTGATGAAGCAGGAAATACGCTGGAACAAAGACATTTTGATGCCTGGGGTAATTTTACCCATCTTCAGATAGGAAGCGGGGCTATTATCACAGATAAAAATATAATTGACAATACATCGTTATTATTAGAAAGAGGCTATACAAGCCATGAGCATTTTGCAGAAGTAGGCATCATCCATATGAATGGAAGGTTATATGACCCACTATTGAGGAGGTTTTTAAATGCAGATGAAAATATACAGGATCCTTACAATACTCAAAATTATAATAAGTATGGGTATGTAATGAATAATCCTCTGATTTATAATGATCCCAATGGAGAGTTTGTATTTGCCATTTTTGCTGCCCTGCCTGTTTTTTGGGGAACAGTAGCTACAGCAGCAGTTATTGGGGCGGCTATAGGCGCTGTTTCTTATATAATGAGTGCGTCTTTCTCCAGTAACTGGAGCTGGGGCGGTTTCCTGAAGTCTATTACCTTTGGGGCAATAAGCGGGGCTGTGACTGCTGGAATAGGAGGTGTATTTAGTACCGCAGCGAGTGGTTATCAGGCTGCTAAGGAGTTTGCAAGTACAACTTTAGGGGTACTGGCTCAGGCAGGAGCTCATGCCGTGGCGCAGGGCGCATTATCTTTAATGCAGGGTAATAATTTTGGACAAGCTTTTATTGCAGGAGCTTTGGGAAGCTTAGGAGCCAGCGCATTCGGAGCCATTGCTAAAGGGGCTGCCAATTCTGCCATAGGACAAATTACTTTTGGAGCTCTGGCAGGAGGTGCGGGTTCTGCTTTATCGGGAGGGAATTTCTGGCAGGGTGCTTTGATTGGTGGTACAGTCGCAGGGTTGAACCATGCGATGCATAAAGTTGCAGCTATGACTGAATATAAAGAAAAGCTAACAAAATTTTTAACAGATAATGGTGTAAATCCAACTGATAAGGCAAATCAAGCGACTTTAAATACTTACAAAACTATTTTCAAAGAATATTGGGATCAAAGTGCACAATGGGCAGAATTTGCAGATGGAAAAACTATTGCACAATGGGAAAAAGGAGACAATTCTAAATTGTCAATTACTACGAGAGGAACTTTAAAACATAGCCAAGGAGGCGCTGCTTGGGGAATTACAAACGCCAAAGGAGAAGTAATTTTAGCACCAGGCCTTCTTTCAAAAACCAATTATAGACTTGCATCTATATTTATACATGAAATGAGACATTCTATTGATTATGTTTCAGGATTTTATAAGACATTTTGGCAATTACCTAATATTACCTATATCATGGAGTATAGAGCATATTTTGAAGAACACAAATGGACGGGAACTATGGATGCGGAAGGTTATAATAATAAAGTAAAAATGGGATATGTACCCTCTTTCTTACTCATAAAATAA
- a CDS encoding AAA family ATPase: MPYLSRIYLKDSHPEHFPFNLPFLRKGLDLRLKSNVTFFVGENGIGKSTLMEAIAEKCGFNVAGGNRNHNYSFHKTESPLSEYLTLSWNIKTAQGFFMRAESFFNFATYIDEVAQEDGRILDAYGGKSLHRQSHGEAFLSLFHNHFRNGIYILDEPESALSPQRQLSLLSIIHTLEKTGKAQFIISSHSPILMSYPNAEIYLLNDKIQRIHYKETEHYQLTRDFLASPESYFRHLFEDI; the protein is encoded by the coding sequence ATGCCTTATTTATCCCGGATTTACTTAAAAGACAGCCACCCAGAACATTTCCCTTTCAATCTTCCTTTTCTACGTAAAGGTTTAGACCTGAGACTTAAAAGCAATGTCACTTTTTTCGTCGGAGAAAACGGAATTGGTAAATCAACCCTGATGGAAGCCATAGCAGAAAAATGCGGTTTTAATGTTGCCGGAGGGAACCGAAATCACAATTACAGTTTCCATAAAACCGAATCCCCATTATCGGAATACCTTACCCTTTCCTGGAATATCAAAACCGCTCAGGGATTCTTTATGAGGGCTGAAAGTTTCTTCAACTTCGCCACATATATTGACGAAGTAGCCCAAGAGGACGGAAGGATCCTGGATGCTTACGGAGGGAAATCCCTGCACCGGCAATCCCACGGGGAAGCTTTCTTATCCTTATTCCATAATCATTTTCGAAACGGAATCTATATCCTTGATGAACCTGAATCTGCTCTTTCCCCGCAAAGACAGCTTTCTTTACTATCTATTATCCATACATTAGAAAAGACCGGAAAAGCTCAGTTCATTATTTCCAGCCATTCCCCGATTTTAATGAGCTATCCGAATGCCGAAATCTATTTATTAAATGATAAAATTCAACGTATCCACTATAAAGAAACAGAGCATTATCAGCTAACCAGGGATTTTTTAGCATCTCCCGAGAGCTATTTCCGGCATTTATTTGAAGACATTTAG
- a CDS encoding DUF5686 family protein — protein MMLNNNSKHKYLFFFLFFTSLAWAQNKASGRIVDEKNNKELSKVDIFINNNKTPSLTTTSGSFAVQSDSIIYQLKFSRKNYTAETVEITPENADNIFVQLSQAAVSSIQEIVINTGKTKYKSKKENPAYAIMQKVWDRKRNNGLEKFDTYSYKEYEKTQFDLNNLDSAFMKKKIFKKLDFIFDYADSTASGRLGLPIFLNEAVYENYGKNKPEKDSKRTLVAQKTSGFQDNQVITVSAKNLYRDINIYDNTLNYFDIGFQSPVGSDGFSTYDYSLVDTIAIRGEQAFHIRYQPKRKDILAFQGNLYIDTDTYAVIGATLKSTQKINVNFVNSVSTQLEYDNPDETTFLPKKLVTEFEISPFSKKKGSKSIIARRSVDYSDYEFNKPLDPSVFKRKEEEYEDKFIEKDEAYWTKARPDTLSRAEQGVYNMLDQLQQTPKFNRIVKLFETLGSRYYNAFKGIDIGPIFSIYGRNKVEGDRIRLGARTYFGLNDMWRAQFYTAYGFKDQQVKYGVDARYMFNKLNRFMIGAGTSRDIAQLGGQLTSGDGLTTGPQSTSTFFARGENNSLSSVNQTRVFAAIEPWKNIQLRVDGVMQSIKSADLELFNLMYYKDGNLRKTVNDSHVTFSIIAKPGAKFSQTGIDRYQARNLAPTIVLRYTRGIEGLFNADFNYDKLQFMLSKPFLIGTLGKSIVNIEAGKNFNTVPLALQNIIPANLSYGLVPNTFSQLNYYEFVADTYVTLNLEHHFNGKILSYIPLIKKLKLREVAFIRGAYGTLSDASKAINVEGFKYSAPSEHIYYEYGFGIENIGIGNLRLFRVDFNWRGNYLDRPGISKFGVKAGIQVEF, from the coding sequence ATGATGTTAAACAATAATTCCAAACACAAATATTTATTTTTTTTCCTGTTTTTTACCAGTCTTGCCTGGGCTCAAAACAAAGCTAGCGGCAGAATTGTAGATGAAAAAAACAATAAGGAACTTAGCAAGGTTGATATTTTTATCAACAACAACAAAACCCCATCCTTAACAACGACATCGGGCAGTTTTGCGGTTCAGTCTGACAGCATTATTTATCAATTAAAATTTTCCAGAAAAAATTACACTGCTGAAACCGTGGAGATTACCCCTGAAAATGCTGATAATATATTTGTACAGCTTTCTCAGGCGGCAGTGAGCAGCATTCAGGAAATTGTAATCAACACCGGAAAAACCAAATACAAAAGCAAAAAAGAAAATCCTGCTTATGCTATCATGCAGAAAGTCTGGGATCGTAAAAGAAATAACGGGCTTGAAAAGTTCGACACCTACTCGTATAAAGAATATGAAAAGACTCAATTTGACCTGAACAATCTGGACAGTGCATTTATGAAGAAAAAAATCTTCAAAAAGCTTGATTTCATTTTCGATTATGCAGATTCTACAGCCAGCGGAAGATTAGGGCTTCCTATTTTCCTGAATGAGGCAGTGTACGAAAATTATGGAAAGAATAAACCAGAAAAAGATAGTAAAAGGACTTTGGTAGCCCAAAAAACCTCCGGATTTCAGGATAATCAGGTGATCACTGTTTCAGCGAAGAACCTGTACAGGGATATCAACATCTACGACAATACTCTGAATTATTTTGATATCGGATTTCAAAGTCCCGTAGGATCTGACGGATTCTCAACTTATGATTACAGCCTTGTAGACACCATTGCCATCCGTGGAGAGCAAGCTTTCCATATCAGATATCAGCCTAAAAGAAAGGATATATTGGCATTTCAGGGGAATCTCTATATCGATACGGACACTTATGCCGTCATAGGGGCAACTCTAAAATCGACACAGAAAATTAATGTAAATTTCGTCAACAGCGTTTCTACTCAACTGGAATATGACAATCCTGATGAAACAACATTTCTTCCTAAAAAACTCGTTACAGAATTTGAAATAAGTCCTTTTTCCAAAAAGAAAGGCTCTAAAAGTATTATTGCCAGAAGATCGGTCGATTATTCCGACTATGAATTTAATAAACCCCTTGATCCCAGTGTCTTTAAGCGAAAAGAGGAGGAATATGAAGACAAGTTTATTGAAAAAGATGAAGCGTACTGGACAAAGGCAAGGCCAGACACCCTATCCAGGGCAGAACAGGGAGTTTATAATATGCTAGACCAGCTGCAGCAGACCCCAAAATTCAACCGAATAGTTAAATTATTTGAAACGCTTGGATCACGTTATTATAACGCTTTTAAAGGCATAGATATTGGCCCTATTTTTTCAATATATGGAAGAAACAAAGTGGAGGGAGACAGAATAAGATTAGGAGCAAGAACTTACTTTGGGCTTAACGACATGTGGAGAGCCCAGTTTTATACAGCCTACGGATTTAAAGACCAGCAGGTAAAATATGGTGTTGACGCCAGATATATGTTTAATAAACTCAACAGATTCATGATTGGGGCAGGAACCAGCAGGGATATTGCCCAGCTGGGAGGACAATTAACCAGTGGAGACGGTCTCACCACCGGGCCGCAGTCTACTTCAACATTCTTTGCAAGAGGTGAAAATAATTCTTTAAGCTCTGTGAACCAAACCAGAGTATTTGCAGCCATTGAACCCTGGAAAAACATACAATTAAGAGTAGACGGGGTAATGCAGAGCATTAAATCTGCCGATCTGGAACTCTTCAATCTTATGTATTATAAAGACGGAAACTTAAGAAAAACAGTTAATGACTCTCATGTTACCTTCAGTATCATAGCAAAACCAGGCGCAAAATTCTCTCAAACCGGGATAGATAGATATCAGGCAAGAAATCTGGCTCCAACAATCGTCTTAAGATACACCAGAGGAATTGAAGGTCTTTTCAATGCCGACTTCAATTATGACAAGCTTCAGTTTATGTTGTCCAAACCATTCCTTATCGGGACCTTGGGTAAATCAATTGTCAATATTGAAGCAGGAAAGAACTTTAATACCGTTCCGCTGGCACTACAAAACATCATTCCTGCCAACCTTTCATACGGGCTGGTTCCCAATACCTTCTCCCAGCTTAATTATTATGAATTCGTAGCAGATACTTACGTCACCCTTAACCTTGAACATCATTTCAACGGAAAAATACTTTCTTATATTCCATTGATCAAAAAACTCAAACTGAGAGAAGTAGCTTTTATCAGAGGAGCATACGGAACTTTAAGTGATGCTTCAAAAGCGATTAATGTGGAAGGATTTAAATATTCTGCCCCAAGCGAGCATATTTATTATGAATATGGCTTTGGAATTGAAAATATCGGGATAGGAAATCTCAGACTGTTTAGAGTTGATTTCAACTGGAGAGGAAACTATCTCGACAGGCCAGGAATCTCAAAATTTGGAGTTAAAGCCGGAATTCAGGTAGAATTCTGA
- a CDS encoding integrase core domain-containing protein: MSHFKHIKIGEHSDRSLQYCSNQYQRILEKYQLKCSMTQNYDPYENAVAESINGILKYEFDIDKYTINNALRRKMVDESIEIYNDLRSHFSNYYLTPNQMHRQSKIRVKTYRNKDQSKKAFAYVFIFVL; the protein is encoded by the coding sequence GTGTCCCATTTTAAACATATTAAAATAGGAGAGCATTCTGATCGTAGCTTACAGTATTGTTCGAACCAATATCAGAGGATCCTGGAAAAGTATCAATTGAAATGCAGCATGACTCAAAACTATGATCCTTATGAAAATGCAGTTGCTGAGAGTATAAATGGCATTTTAAAATATGAGTTTGATATTGATAAATATACTATTAACAATGCTCTAAGAAGAAAAATGGTAGATGAATCTATTGAGATTTACAATGATTTACGATCTCATTTTTCAAATTATTATCTAACTCCAAATCAAATGCACAGACAATCCAAAATAAGAGTAAAAACCTATAGAAACAAAGACCAAAGCAAAAAAGCTTTTGCTTACGTGTTTATTTTTGTCCTTTAA
- the rpmA gene encoding 50S ribosomal protein L27 produces the protein MAHKKGVGSSKNGRESHSKRLGVKIFGGQEAIAGNIIVRQRGTQHHPGDNVGIGKDHTLFALVDGKVVFRKKANNRSFVSVEPNA, from the coding sequence ATGGCACACAAGAAAGGAGTCGGTAGTTCCAAAAACGGTAGAGAATCTCACTCTAAGAGATTAGGTGTGAAGATTTTCGGAGGACAAGAAGCTATTGCCGGAAATATTATTGTTAGACAAAGAGGTACTCAACACCACCCAGGTGATAACGTGGGAATCGGTAAAGACCACACTTTGTTTGCATTAGTAGACGGTAAAGTAGTTTTCAGAAAAAAAGCAAACAACAGATCTTTCGTATCTGTAGAACCGAACGCATAA